Within Spinacia oleracea cultivar Varoflay chromosome 4, BTI_SOV_V1, whole genome shotgun sequence, the genomic segment atgacaactcttaccttatgttcaagagcaagcatcgagcgacaaaggaattaggaaatgcacacttgtccccaaggacaagtgggagactgaaggaaatagtgcccttggtccaagtatgcatataatattaagtctaataaatgcggttcagtttaattaacaagttaataattcagtgagatcaagtgagctgaatgcctagctagaggccgcttcagttcaagtggaattaattatattaatccacagcttactcttgactgaacccgtagggtcacacaaatagtacgtaaacggatcaagtatttaatggcattaaatactccatctatggatattcggaatcgaaggatcttggtttcagtgggagctgagatcgtcataagcaagaaatgaatactccggaaacgatgatattgccggaaacggaaatatggatcgtatcggaaatataaatattatccaagtcgtagatgttgccggaaacgaaaacatggtacgtatcggaaaatattaatggaaatggaaatattgtcggaatcggaaatattgccggaaacggaaatattgtctgaatcggaaatattatcgcaatcggaaaataattccggaaacggaaatattaaatatttgttcgaaacggaaattaattccggaatcggaaatgttaaatattgttcgtatcggaaatgaattccggaatcgggaaattaatcggaagcgcgtcgtacgaattagcatcggacgagacttgctagacgaaggcccagcacgaagccaggcccgcgtccagcaagcctgcgcgccacacaaggcagccaaggccacgccaggcctagcaggccaaggcgcgcgcacgagtgggctgcgagctgcgctgctcgcgtggaCCGCAAGGCTTACGTGGGCTGAGCGCTCGCGAGGGTCGTgctcgtgggtgtttgtgtccgatacaaatcctaaatctaaaagggtttgttcaaagattaaattcctaatcctaataggataaaatagttaataagagttttaatataattctaattaagctaattagtatcctagtaggattccaattcctttccataaactctataaatataggcctaggttcacatatttaacagacgattattgaagtatttaaggtaagattttaagcaaaaatcagccaaacacttgcacccaaatagccgaaaatctaagaaccttaagggcgattctagttggtcaatcttaatgcggatccggacgtgctgtggactatctacggagggacgacacttggagtcctaaagacttgttcttgttcggttcgggcgcagctagggagggcacgctacaaagtgtatgcatctaaattatgctatatgattatgtgtaaataatatgtttcctggcattatggtttttccgcatgatttatgtttattcatatgtatcataacctaacagtagaaAGGGAGAGAATACATCCCATTTCCATCCATGTCCCACTTCCCACATTTCCTCAACTGTTGCCCCTGTCAAATTCATTGGGATCTCCTGTGTGGTATACTCGCATAACCTTTTTTTTTGCTGCCCAAATGTGATCCCGGAAAAGGGTTGTGCTACCATTACCTACTTCTGTTCGGGCTCCTTCACATAAGAATTTTGCATTGTCGTTTTTGATGGTTGGAGTTCACATAACTTGATATATTAATCAAGTTGCTGTTCAGCCACATGATAGAAATCCACTCACACAGAAAATCACAAATACGAAATCTTCCATGTTTTATCTCTAAACTATCTTCTTATTATTGGGAAAATATCCCGACTCCATTCGcatttgtgagtgcacacaaattTGGAGTTGTGTTGATCTTGGAGGGCAACCGCTTAATATATCGGGAAGTAGTGCAGAATCATCTTAATTTTAGGATGTACAATGGTATTTTACCGCGCAACAATTGTATGTTCATCCGACTATTCGCAAAATCGAGACAAGTTTGttcctattttattattatagcAACAAATATATGTTAACATATATAATTATTGATTTTCCCCCTCGATCTGCACCAAcaaaataaaacatatataaTTAATAAACTGGTCGAGGGATAATTATAATTTATGGCTTGGCGTATGAGCCAAAAATTTCTGCCTCAAGGAAAGAGCCAAACAAATGTCTCATGTGTAAGACAAACCAACATGCGTTAGAGCATGAATAAGGAGAGTCTCTTAAGGGACttttaaggagagagaaaaataagaGATAGTTCTTAGGTGAGAAATTGTAAGCTCTTAATTagattttgtaaaataaaattatgagaTAAGAGCTATTGCCACGTCATTTTTTTTGCATGaaaatacaataaaaaaatAGGGTAAGAGAGAATAAGAGTTAGTGTTAAGAGTTAGTCCATTTCCACAATTTTTGGAAATAGACTCTTATTTTGAGTTGGTGCTTAAGTGTCATAGGAAAGATATTAAGAGCATGCTTAAGAGTCTCCTCTTATCATTTTTTTGACGGGAAAATGTGGCTCATATATTCGATGTTTGCCTTGTCCGCAAGGACAAGGGGTAAGATGTTTGAGGGGCAATCCTCCATAAACACTAAGACTTCCTCATAGAGGAGGGAGTTCTTAGCCATGGAATGAGCAACCACATTACAGGATCTACGTGCATGATTAAAAATACAAGTAGCAAAAGATTTAGCTAGTGATAGGATGTCATGAACAATGACTTGCGTAGTCGAGTTCTCCTTTCTCCTAGCTTGTAGCATTGCAGCAAGCGTCATGCTGTCTGTTTCCACTTCAATCAAACGAAGGCCCGCATCATATGCATACTTCAGCCCGAATTTCACCCCCTCTGCCTCTGCTTGTATTATTGACATTCTTGAGTTCACCCTCTATCCAGCACACATCATTATATCCCCTACTCCATCACGAACAACCATACCAAGGCCCACACCTCCGTTTGTTGGCATTGCCGCGTCCGTATTAAGCTTGTACATGGCTCTTGTTGGAGGTTTCCAAGATGGGTTGGGCTGATCACCCACAGCTAGTGAGTCTACTTCCCTAATCTTTGCTGCCTCGTGCTCTCCCAGTAGCAACATACTACGCTTGCAGGCTAGTGCAGGGTCATCCAATTTCCTACCAAACACCCATTTGTTACGAACATTCCACACTTGCCAAATGATCATCATAGTTATTTCCCATGCCCTCTCCCTTTTACAGTGCTTGATGTACTCTTCGCACCACTCCTTGAAGCTCCCCTCCCACTCTTGTACCTTCATTCGAGTAGGGCTAAGCTTCCACAGGAGCTTACTTCCCTCACATAGTAGAGCCATATGGACAGTTGTTTCTGGAGCCTCTCCACACCTCGGGCATCCTTGGTCGACCCCCATTCCTCTCCTCACTAAGGTATCCATGGTTGGGAGCCCATTCATCGCAGCTCTCCACACTAGGTGCTTAACTCTCTCTGGTACATTCTCTTTCCAGATTCACCTCCATAGTATATTGTTTGCACTAGTAGCTGATGTGCTATCATCACCTTTCATACGAGTAATGTGGCTATGGTACGCACTTCTAACTGTGAACTCCCCGTTCTTCGTGTGAGACCAACAAAGAATGTCAGGTTGCCCACTCTCTGACATATTCATACTCTTCACCGCTTCAGCTTCTTGTTCTGTTAGAAGGGCTTCGAGTTGTGCTGCATCCCAGCCCGCACCATCACTACTCCTCATATCAGCCACACACATAGCGGCCATTTCAATGGTCACTGGAGGGGTTACAATTCGACCCCCTGGCAGCCCTTCGACCCATGAGTCTGACCAGAAGCGTATAGCCCTACCGTTACCCAGAATCCACTTCGTGCCACTCTTCACCAAATCCCTAGCAGACAAAATGAAACGCCAAGTAAAACTGGCGTGTGGGGGAACAGTTGCCTCCCAGAAAGATGTTCGAGGGAAATACTTCCCCTTTAGCACCATTGCTGCCAGGGAGTTCAGATAGTTGATGATTCGCCAACATTGCTTTGCCAGAAGAGCGATATTGAAGGCTCTAAGGTCTCTTAGGCCTACTCCTCCCGAGTCTTTCGATTTGCACAATCTTTCCCAGATTATGAGGGAGAGCTTCCTTTCCTCACCTTTTTGCCCCCACTAAAAGTTCCGACACATGGAGTTTAGGTTGTTTAGGATGCTTTCCGGTAGCTTAAAACATTGCATTGCATAGGTAGGGATTGCTTGGGCTATGGACTTCAAAAGCACTTCGCGACCCGCTCTAGATAGGTACCTTTCTTTCCACCCCTTGATCTTTTTCCTCACTCGGTCCTGGATTACATGGAAAACCACCTTCTTAGATCTTCCAATATAGGTTGGAAGCCCAAGATATTTTTTGTGCTCACTTACCGCCGTAAAGTTCAACTTCATCTGAAGCATATTCTGCGTATCGATGCTCACATTTCGGCTGAAGGAGACCTCCGATTTTTCCAAATTAATCTTCTGGCCCGAAGCAAGTTTATAAGAAGTAAGGATGTCCAATATGGTATCTGCTTTTGTCTCGCATGCTCTTGTAAATAGGAGGCTGTCATCTGCGAAAAAGAGGTATGATATGGGTTGCACATTCCTGCTTATCTTAATACCATGAATTACCTTCCGTTTCTCTGCATCTTGGAGTAAGGACGAAAGTCCCTCTGCACATAATAAGAATAGGAAAGGTGAGATTGGGTGTCCCTATCTAAGACCCCGGCTTGGTGAAAATCTGGCCGTCGGGAAACCGTTGAAGAGAATGGAGTAAGATATTGAGGAGATACACCGCATCACGAGTGTAACAAAGGATCTGTCAAACCCCAGCTTCAGCATTATTCCCTCTACAAATTCCCATTCCACTCTGTCGTATGCCTTGCTCATATCTAGTTTCATAGCCATATGCCCCTTCAcgccctttttctttttcctggGATAATGGAACATTTCATACGCAACAAGAACATTATCCGTGATTAGCCGACACGGGACAAAAGCACTATGTGCCTCGCTAATTACATGGGGAAGAACGAGCTTGAGCCTGTTGGAGATTACTTTTGAGACTAACTTGTAAAGGACGTTGCACAAGCTAATCGGTCGGTAATCATTAGTTGACTCACACACCTTCTTTTTCGGGATAAGAACAATATGGGTTTGGTTTATTGGCCCAATTTCTGCCCCATTATTAAGAATGTCGAGTACATATGCAATTGTATCATCACCCACCACTGCCCAGAATTTTTTGTAGAATAATGCGGGCATCCCATCCGGCCCAGGTGCCTTGGTCGGATGCATCTGTTTCAAGGCTACCTTTACCTCTTCCTCCGTGTATGTTGCTGTCAAAACGTGTTCATTTCTCCCGTAACCCTGCTGTCCACCGTGTTGATGACCTGCTCCATGTCAACACTCCCACCAGAAGTAAACAAAGCTTTAAAATAGCTCACAAAAACAGCCTCCACCTCCGCCTCCTCCTCCCTCCAAGTACCCCCTTCGTCGAACACACCCCTTATGGTATTCCTTTGTCTCCGTTGTTCGGCCTTTTATGGAAGAATGCTGTATTTTTATCTCCATCCTTGAGCCAATCTTGCCTACTTCTTTGTGCCCAAAACACTTCCTCCCATCTATTTCCCCATCCACGACCCGTATCTCCTCAATGACTTCCTCTGATGGCGGGGCATTCATTAGAAGTTTGATTCTCCCCCTCCTTTTCTCTATTTCAGACCTGAACTCAATGATTCTTTTGGAACTCCATCCCCGAAGC encodes:
- the LOC110783609 gene encoding uncharacterized protein; its protein translation is MDTLVRRGMGVDQGCPRCGEAPETTVHMALLCEGSKLLWKLSPTRMKVQEWEGSFKEWCEEYIKHCKRERAWEITMMIIWQVWNVRNKWVFGRKLDDPALACKRSMLLLGEHEAAKIREVDSLAVGDQPNPSWKPPTRAMYKLNTDAAMPTNGGVGLGMVVRDGVGDIMMCAG
- the LOC130472027 gene encoding uncharacterized protein: MNAPPSEEVIEEIRVVDGEIDGRKCFGHKEVGKIGSRMEIKIQHSSIKGRTTETKEYHKGCVRRRGYLEGGGGGGGGCFCHQHGGQQGYGRNEHVLTATYTEEEVKVALKQMHPTKAPGPDGMPALFYKKFWAVVGDDTIAYVLDILNNGAEIGPINQTHIVLIPKKKVCESTNDYRPISLCNVLYKLVSKVISNRLKLVLPHVISEAHSAFVPCRLITDNVLVAYEMFHYPRKKKKGVKGHMAMKLDMSKAYDRVEWEFVEGIMLKLGFDRSFVTLVMRCISSISYSILFNEGLSSLLQDAEKRKVIHGIKISRNVQPISYLFFADDSLLFTRACETKADTILDILTSYKLASGQKINLEKSEVSFSRNVSIDTQNMLQMKLNFTAWGQKGEERKLSLIIWERLCKSKDSGGVGLRDLRAFNIALLAKQCWRIINYLNSLAAMVLKGKYFPRTSFWEATVPPHASFTWRFILSARDLVKSGTKWILGNGRAIRFWSDSWVEGLPGGRIVTPPVTIEMAAMCVADMRSSDGAGWDAAQLEALLTEQEAEAVKSMNMSESGQPDILCWSHTKNGEFTVRSAYHSHITRMKGDDSTSATSANNILWR